DNA from Microvirga ossetica:
TCTCCGGTTCGACTTCACCGGGCTTGGGCAGAGTGAGGGCGAGTTCTCGCAGGCCACCTTCAGCGGCGACGTCGCCGACCTGGCAGCAGCGGCCCGCGCGATGGAGCGGGAAGGCTATCCGCTCAGCATCCTGATCGGGCACAGCCTCGGAGGTGCCGCGGCTCTGGCAGCAGCCGGGCAGTTGCCGGACATTGCCGCTGTAGTCACCATTGGTGCCCCCTGCGACACGCAGCATTTGATCCGTCTTCTGGACGGCAGCCTCGACCGGATCCTCCGCGAAGGTGAGGCCCGTGTGAGACTGGGCGGGAGTCATTCGTCATCAGTCGGGCTTTCGTCGAGAACCTGCGCGACCAGGATCAGAGGCACCGGATCGGCCATCTCGACCGTCCGTTGCTGATCCTGCATTCGCCCCGGGACGAAGTCGTGAGCATCGAGAGCGCCGGCGCAATCTTCCAGGCCGCGCGCCATCCCAAGAGCTTTGTGTCGCTTGACCCGGCCGACCACCTCCTGACCAAGGCAGTCGATGCCGAGTATGCCGCAACGATGATTGCGGCATGGATATCGCGCTTCGTTCCCGTGATCGATCCAACGTCGGGCTAGACCAAGGACACCTAAGTGCGTGCCGAATAAAACGCTCACCATCAGTTCAGCAGGAAGGTCCGGTCCTGGCACACCTGAGACGTTCGCCCGAGGGCAGCAATCCTCACGTAACCAGACCTTCTGAAAAGTGAATGGACTTCACTGCCTGACCCAGAGCTGCCTCTAGCTTTTACAACATATTTTGCGTCTGCCACGGTTCCGTAGTTCCCGTTGCGCGAAATCACAGACCATCTGCGTCTCGGCGGAGTGCGCTTCAGTTCCTGTTCGAGACATCCCTCTCCACGAAAAGCTCTCTCGCCGCCGAGGGAGCAGGAGGGAGCCGAGTTTCAGGAGGAAACGCCCGAAGTCGGGCAAATCAAGCCTACGTCTCTGCCCCAACCGCCCCACCACTTAGATTAAACGCGGCGGCACATATCGACCGGATTGGCGCTCCTGGACCAGTGGCCGACGTGAAAACTCCCCCGTCGAGGGGCAATCGACGGGGGAGTTCTCTCAGGAGCTGACTTGCTTGTCTTTGGAGGCGGATTGATCCCGGGGGATCAAAAAGGACCAATCCACAATCCTGAGAGTATGCCTTCCGCAGGGCGACAGCCTTCACCTAAGCGAAACCAGGCCGGAGATTTTGGCCGGATCGCCGCGCAAGATCTCGCCATTATATCCGTCGGCGCCGACGGCCGTTTGTGAGCCGGTTAGACTGGCGCTCTCCTCGACTGGCGCAAGGCGCCAATTGGAAACCTTCCGAATACGCTCA
Protein-coding regions in this window:
- a CDS encoding alpha/beta fold hydrolase; translated protein: MSVRTQIFDFPGSQGQRMSGRLDLPEGTAAAYAVLAHCFTCGKNSVAAVRIARALAARGIGVLRFDFTGLGQSEGEFSQATFSGDVADLAAAARAMEREGYPLSILIGHSLGGAAALAAAGQLPDIAAVVTIGAPCDTQHLIRLLDGSLDRILREGEARVRLGGSHSSSVGLSSRTCATRIRGTGSAISTVRC